A window of the Dyadobacter pollutisoli genome harbors these coding sequences:
- a CDS encoding ABC transporter permease — MNTPQPPQWAKTLLRWLHPENTIEEVEGDLDELYAYTYKRTGKRQAVLRYLLNVVTVLPPFVRRRGSKTKYNQPFSLSPDMLKNYFKIAWRNIVRQKAYSILNIAGLSIGMACSILILLWVQNELSYDRFHTRANQLFRLTCSAGDFKAAVSPAGMARGLQAQLPQVKGGVRMSKPSPMLFEVGEKKVEEKRVFYADSNFLEVFSFPLLAGNVATALSDPGAILITEETAKKYYGTADAVGKTVRINNHDNFTIAGVLANTPSNSHLQFDAIIPMKTMASWNWDLKNDTWGNFNFYTYLELDEKTAASAPAQQKLLQQIGKMFKEHGEEIKIDFQLQPLTDIHLHSNLQIDVPGHGNIQYVNVFFIVALFILAVACINFMNLATARSERRAKEVGLRKVVGANRYQLVFQFLGESLLFSFLSLVIAIGIVYLLLPVFTMLTEKTLAIHLLDGKLLMSLLGIAVLTGLVSGSYPALFLSGFAPVKVLKGKMRVAGGNLLFRNALVVTQFVVAIVLLVGTAVVYKQLDFIKKRNLGFDKSNLLYLPMTGELGEKRQALKASLAQNPLTENFTVISDLPTKLESGTVDVVWDGQTTRNQVVFPSLDVDENFVKVFKSQVLAGRSFDKAFSGDSSNYMINEKAMQIMGMNTNNAVGQPLTFGDTKGTIIGVVKDFHFKSLQYAMEPLILRLNKWGGVVMVRTTAGNNEQTIKALEKINARLNPAFPFTFGFLGKDLDNLYRSEQQMGSIFNLFAGLAIFISCLGLYGLSAFMAEQRTKEIGVRKVLGATVAGVVSLLSQDFMKLILIAIVIASPIAWYAMNKWLQGFAYQTTLEWWIIALAAVLAAGIALFTISFQSIKAALMNPVTSLRSE; from the coding sequence ATGAACACACCACAACCGCCGCAATGGGCAAAAACGCTGCTTCGCTGGCTGCACCCCGAAAATACGATTGAAGAAGTGGAAGGTGACCTGGACGAGCTGTATGCGTATACCTATAAACGCACCGGAAAAAGACAGGCTGTGCTGCGTTACCTGCTGAATGTCGTCACGGTGCTGCCGCCATTTGTGCGCCGGCGTGGTAGCAAAACGAAATATAATCAACCATTTTCTCTTAGCCCTGATATGTTAAAAAACTATTTCAAAATCGCCTGGCGGAACATTGTCCGTCAAAAAGCTTATTCGATACTGAACATTGCGGGCTTATCCATCGGCATGGCTTGCAGCATTCTGATCCTTTTGTGGGTGCAGAACGAACTGAGTTACGACCGCTTCCACACCCGCGCCAACCAGCTGTTTCGCCTCACATGCAGTGCAGGCGACTTCAAAGCGGCCGTCAGCCCGGCTGGAATGGCCAGGGGCTTGCAGGCGCAGCTTCCGCAGGTCAAAGGCGGGGTAAGGATGAGCAAACCGAGCCCGATGCTGTTTGAAGTGGGAGAAAAAAAGGTGGAAGAAAAGCGCGTATTCTATGCCGATTCCAACTTCCTGGAAGTGTTCTCATTCCCGCTGCTGGCTGGCAATGTCGCTACGGCCCTGAGCGACCCCGGAGCGATATTGATCACCGAAGAAACGGCCAAAAAGTATTACGGCACGGCCGACGCCGTGGGCAAGACGGTGCGCATCAACAACCACGACAACTTTACCATTGCCGGCGTGCTGGCCAATACGCCGTCCAATTCGCATTTGCAGTTCGACGCGATCATTCCCATGAAAACGATGGCCAGCTGGAACTGGGATTTGAAAAACGACACCTGGGGCAATTTCAACTTTTACACCTACCTCGAACTCGACGAAAAGACGGCCGCATCTGCCCCCGCCCAGCAGAAACTCCTGCAACAAATAGGCAAAATGTTCAAGGAACACGGCGAGGAGATTAAAATCGACTTCCAGCTGCAACCGCTAACGGACATCCACCTGCATTCCAACTTGCAGATTGACGTTCCCGGACATGGTAACATTCAGTATGTCAATGTTTTCTTTATCGTCGCGCTATTCATTCTGGCGGTGGCGTGCATTAATTTCATGAACCTGGCCACGGCACGCTCCGAGCGCCGGGCTAAGGAAGTGGGCCTGCGCAAGGTGGTAGGCGCCAATCGCTACCAGCTGGTGTTCCAGTTCCTGGGCGAATCGCTCCTGTTTTCGTTCCTCTCGCTGGTGATCGCGATCGGGATCGTGTACCTGCTGCTACCCGTGTTCACGATGCTAACCGAGAAAACGCTCGCCATTCATTTGCTGGATGGAAAGCTGCTGATGAGCCTGCTAGGTATTGCGGTATTGACCGGCCTGGTTTCGGGCAGCTATCCGGCATTGTTCCTCTCGGGTTTTGCGCCTGTGAAGGTGCTGAAAGGCAAAATGAGGGTCGCGGGGGGCAATTTGCTTTTCCGGAATGCGCTCGTGGTGACACAGTTCGTGGTCGCCATTGTGCTGCTGGTGGGCACTGCGGTAGTTTATAAACAACTCGATTTTATCAAAAAACGAAACCTCGGCTTCGACAAGTCCAACCTGCTTTACCTGCCTATGACGGGCGAGCTGGGAGAAAAACGACAGGCATTGAAGGCGTCACTGGCGCAAAACCCGCTGACGGAGAACTTCACCGTCATTTCAGATCTGCCCACAAAGCTCGAATCCGGGACAGTCGACGTTGTTTGGGACGGACAAACCACCCGTAACCAGGTGGTGTTCCCGTCGCTGGACGTGGATGAAAATTTCGTTAAAGTCTTCAAATCGCAGGTACTGGCAGGCCGCAGCTTCGACAAAGCGTTTTCGGGCGACAGTTCCAATTATATGATCAATGAAAAGGCGATGCAGATCATGGGTATGAACACCAATAATGCGGTAGGACAGCCGCTGACTTTCGGCGATACCAAAGGAACGATCATTGGGGTTGTGAAGGATTTCCATTTCAAATCGCTGCAGTATGCAATGGAGCCGCTGATCCTGCGCCTCAACAAATGGGGCGGCGTGGTGATGGTCCGCACCACGGCGGGCAATAACGAGCAGACGATCAAAGCATTGGAAAAGATCAACGCACGGCTCAACCCGGCATTCCCTTTCACATTCGGCTTTCTGGGTAAGGACCTGGATAATCTGTACCGCAGCGAGCAGCAAATGGGAAGCATTTTCAATTTGTTTGCGGGCCTGGCCATTTTCATTTCCTGCCTGGGCTTGTACGGCCTGTCCGCCTTCATGGCCGAGCAGCGCACGAAGGAAATAGGTGTACGCAAAGTGCTGGGCGCCACCGTCGCCGGGGTCGTAAGTTTGCTGTCACAGGATTTTATGAAACTGATATTGATAGCCATCGTCATAGCATCACCCATTGCCTGGTATGCCATGAATAAATGGCTGCAAGGCTTTGCCTACCAAACGACCCTTGAATGGTGGATTATCGCCCTGGCCGCCGTACTGGCCGCCGGCATTGCATTGTTTACGATCAGTTTTCAGAGTATCAAAGCTGCGCTGATGAACCCCGTGACGAGCTTGCGGAGTGAATGA
- a CDS encoding PadR family transcriptional regulator — MRRTYLGEFEELVLLMIAILDGDAYGVTVSQEIEQHTGRVVTFGAVHNTLIRLEEKGFVTSELGGATTERGGRRKRLFKMTNLGRSALADIQQLRNKLWKLMPDPTLKLSGI, encoded by the coding sequence ATGCGCAGGACGTATTTGGGGGAGTTTGAAGAGCTTGTTCTACTCATGATCGCAATTCTTGATGGGGATGCGTATGGTGTTACCGTGTCTCAGGAGATCGAGCAGCATACGGGTAGGGTCGTCACTTTCGGTGCGGTTCATAATACATTGATCCGCCTGGAAGAAAAGGGATTTGTAACGTCGGAGCTCGGCGGGGCTACTACGGAGCGTGGCGGGAGGCGGAAACGGCTTTTTAAGATGACAAACCTCGGGAGAAGCGCGCTGGCCGATATCCAGCAGCTGCGCAACAAGCTTTGGAAACTGATGCCCGATCCCACATTAAAGCTGAGCGGGATATGA